A single Mesomycoplasma ovipneumoniae DNA region contains:
- a CDS encoding pullulanase, protein MFINYDTALIRKNSRGESYWGPLGLIFNSNRFEFYLWSPDATRVHFAIYENSQDTNPTEIIAMTKRSDVWFCEIDEKFHGYLYNLLIEHRDSTITEALDPYSYSICPFDWTKNEVPKSYLIDIYSPQAGISPSELSFQSKNPLNDALIYELNIRDFSSKNSNIANPGTFLGALDQKIFDYLSGLNFNFLQLLPVHSCYTFSQKNVSILKKGQGKGHFTNYNWGYDPLGFFSINSSYSTNPLDPYLKIKEFKAFIDSAHKKNIGIILDVAFSQTFCKSILDDVARGYFYRDEALSFPSQFPPLDSQKPMAFRLILDSLIFFVQYYKVDGFRFDAASYFDKKSLEIISIELKKINPNIILFGKFCKKTDLQHKNRTEKTSRSNNFNFAYLNYGLPNVIRGSNVPGDKGLILSKNSSKFASYVSLIPGGIFDFDFGDFYHSARRDDLFANDISINVSYITSYDGPTLADKILTSASGLTKNAFIETYRQALMMTLFVQGKVLLSSGTEFAFSKACDFSGASYSNCQLNLNATKPPFPYQGNKFLDFYSNKTTDFTNGLDFSLLEISEIKTKIFNFLAKINEFRLKTQFFRLPDNQTICDSIKFETVDNKKGLIIFNIQIKNEIIKVIHNFSANFYDYNFEDFDVIFNSKLQFSQNVIEKRQSILLMKKL, encoded by the coding sequence ATGTTTATAAATTATGATACTGCTTTAATTAGAAAAAATTCGCGTGGCGAATCATATTGAGGACCGCTAGGCTTAATTTTTAATTCAAACCGTTTTGAATTTTATTTATGATCACCTGATGCAACGCGGGTTCACTTTGCAATTTATGAAAATTCTCAAGACACAAATCCAACCGAAATAATTGCAATGACAAAGCGATCTGATGTCTGATTTTGTGAAATTGATGAAAAATTTCACGGATATCTTTATAATTTATTAATTGAACACCGTGATTCAACAATAACCGAAGCACTTGATCCTTATTCTTATAGTATTTGTCCTTTTGATTGAACTAAAAATGAAGTTCCAAAAAGTTATTTAATTGATATTTATTCACCTCAGGCTGGCATAAGTCCTTCAGAATTATCATTTCAAAGCAAAAATCCGCTGAATGATGCACTAATTTACGAATTAAATATTCGCGATTTTAGTTCAAAAAATTCAAACATAGCAAATCCAGGCACTTTTCTTGGGGCGCTAGATCAGAAAATTTTTGATTATTTATCTGGACTAAATTTTAATTTTTTACAATTATTACCAGTTCATTCTTGTTATACTTTTAGTCAAAAAAATGTTTCAATTCTTAAAAAAGGTCAAGGAAAAGGACATTTTACAAACTATAACTGAGGCTATGATCCGCTTGGATTTTTCTCAATTAATTCAAGTTATTCGACAAATCCGCTTGATCCGTATTTAAAAATAAAAGAATTTAAAGCATTTATTGACTCAGCTCATAAAAAAAATATCGGAATTATTCTTGATGTTGCTTTTAGTCAAACTTTTTGCAAATCAATTTTAGATGATGTAGCCCGTGGTTATTTTTATCGCGATGAGGCCTTGTCTTTTCCTTCCCAATTTCCGCCTCTTGATTCGCAAAAGCCAATGGCATTTAGGCTAATTTTAGACTCACTCATTTTTTTTGTGCAATACTATAAAGTTGATGGATTTCGCTTTGATGCAGCTTCGTATTTTGATAAAAAATCACTTGAAATTATAAGTATCGAACTGAAAAAAATAAATCCTAACATTATTTTGTTTGGTAAATTTTGTAAAAAAACTGATTTACAACACAAAAATCGAACTGAAAAAACTAGTCGTTCTAATAATTTTAACTTTGCTTATTTAAATTATGGACTTCCGAATGTTATTCGCGGATCGAATGTTCCTGGTGATAAAGGTTTAATTTTGTCAAAAAATAGTTCAAAATTTGCCTCATATGTTTCACTGATTCCAGGTGGGATTTTTGACTTTGATTTTGGCGATTTTTATCACTCAGCTAGAAGAGATGACCTTTTTGCAAACGATATTAGTATAAATGTTTCTTATATAACTTCATATGATGGTCCTACTTTGGCTGACAAAATTTTAACAAGTGCCTCAGGACTGACAAAAAATGCTTTTATCGAAACTTATCGTCAAGCATTAATGATGACTTTATTTGTTCAAGGAAAAGTTCTTTTAAGTTCAGGAACTGAGTTTGCCTTTTCAAAAGCATGTGATTTTTCGGGCGCTAGTTATTCAAATTGTCAACTTAATTTAAATGCAACAAAACCACCTTTTCCATATCAGGGAAATAAATTTCTTGATTTTTATTCAAATAAAACCACCGATTTTACAAACGGTCTTGATTTTAGCCTTCTTGAAATTAGCGAAATTAAAACTAAAATTTTTAATTTTTTAGCAAAAATTAACGAATTTCGCCTAAAAACCCAGTTTTTTAGATTGCCAGATAATCAAACAATTTGTGATTCGATAAAATTTGAAACTGTTGACAATAAAAAAGGTTTAATTATTTTTAACATCCAAATTAAAAACGAAATTATTAAGGTGATTCATAATTTTTCAGCCAATTTTTATGACTATAATTTTGAAGATTTTGATGTTATTTTTAATTCTAAATTACAATTTAGTCAAAATGTTATTGAAAAACGACAGTCAATCTTACTTATGAAAAAACTTTAG
- a CDS encoding FAD-dependent oxidoreductase has translation MKIISIGTNHAGTSFLRTLKTIYPQAELVSYDRNTDISFLGCGIALWVSDEFSDPSGLFYSSPEQLKSMGIDVHLQHDVLEIDRKNKIITVKNLVSGEIFKDSYDKLVFAGGTWPIIPPFEGIDLENILVSKTFTHAKEIKAKAVDPSIKNVIIIGGGYIGIELLEAFHKYGKKTTLIDMQDRIIPNYFDKEFTQKIEDKIVEEGINLQFNQKVVRFIADESGKKVAFVETDKGKYEADLVILAIGFAPNTKILTDVEKTANGAVKVDEFQRCLSDKDVYVIGDSASMVHNVTKQHAHIALATNAVKSGIVAAFHIAGREDIPFPGYVGTNAISVFGFNYASTGYCENACPKMGLDNVGVEYLEDWDRPEFMQNKSKVWIKIAYDKSSLKLIGAQIGSYGKEYNHTEVIYFLSLAIQKGLKLPEIALSDFYFLPHYNKPFNFVIQVILNALGLKYNKK, from the coding sequence ATGAAAATAATATCAATCGGAACTAACCATGCCGGAACTTCATTTTTAAGAACCCTAAAAACTATTTACCCACAAGCGGAACTTGTCTCATATGATAGAAATACTGACATTTCGTTTTTAGGTTGCGGAATTGCACTTTGAGTTTCTGATGAATTTAGCGATCCATCTGGACTTTTTTATTCAAGTCCTGAACAATTAAAATCAATGGGAATCGATGTTCATTTACAGCATGATGTTCTCGAAATTGACCGTAAAAATAAAATTATTACTGTTAAAAATTTAGTTAGTGGCGAAATTTTTAAAGATAGCTATGATAAATTAGTTTTTGCTGGCGGAACTTGGCCGATTATTCCACCTTTCGAAGGAATTGATCTTGAAAATATTTTAGTTTCAAAAACATTTACTCACGCAAAAGAAATTAAAGCAAAAGCAGTTGATCCATCAATTAAAAATGTAATTATTATCGGCGGTGGTTACATTGGTATTGAATTACTCGAAGCTTTTCACAAATATGGTAAAAAAACAACACTAATTGACATGCAAGATAGAATTATCCCTAATTATTTTGATAAGGAATTTACTCAAAAAATTGAGGATAAAATCGTTGAAGAAGGTATTAATTTACAATTTAATCAAAAAGTTGTTCGTTTCATTGCCGATGAAAGTGGAAAAAAAGTTGCTTTTGTTGAAACAGACAAAGGTAAATATGAAGCTGACCTTGTAATTTTAGCTATCGGATTTGCACCAAATACTAAAATTTTAACAGACGTTGAAAAAACTGCTAATGGCGCAGTCAAAGTTGATGAATTTCAGCGTTGCTTAAGTGATAAAGATGTTTATGTAATTGGTGATTCAGCTTCAATGGTTCACAATGTAACTAAACAACACGCTCACATTGCACTTGCAACAAATGCCGTAAAATCAGGAATAGTTGCTGCTTTCCACATCGCAGGACGTGAAGATATTCCTTTCCCAGGTTATGTTGGAACAAATGCAATTTCTGTTTTTGGATTTAATTATGCCTCAACTGGATATTGTGAAAATGCTTGTCCAAAAATGGGATTAGATAATGTTGGCGTTGAATATCTTGAAGACTGAGATCGCCCAGAATTTATGCAAAATAAATCTAAAGTATGAATCAAAATTGCTTATGACAAGTCAAGTCTAAAATTAATTGGGGCTCAAATTGGTTCATATGGGAAAGAATATAATCACACTGAAGTAATTTATTTCCTTTCACTAGCAATTCAAAAAGGTCTAAAATTACCTGAAATTGCTCTTTCAGATTTCTACTTCTTGCCTCACTATAATAAGCCATTTAACTTTGTAATCCAAGTAATTTTAAATGCACTAGGGCTAAAATATAATAAAAAATAG
- a CDS encoding 16S rRNA (uracil(1498)-N(3))-methyltransferase yields the protein MFRFFVSEKQENFFILDDLNLNHIKVVRIKNENFICVYKGEFYLTKLVQNSNKAEIIEKLELNNEPKNKVILALAILKTKSFEFAIQKAVEIGVSEIWPFFSKNVSQKLEGDLRKKLKRWEQICLHSAQQSFRNLIPKINLPVNYSDILKNSSNFSQKLIAFEGQKNQTKIDQSESDTIIIIGPEGSFDESEIELAQKFDFQVVSLGKRILRSETAAIFLLSKCIND from the coding sequence ATGTTCCGTTTTTTTGTTAGTGAAAAACAAGAAAATTTTTTTATTCTTGATGATTTAAATTTAAATCATATTAAAGTTGTGCGAATTAAAAACGAAAATTTTATCTGTGTTTATAAAGGTGAATTTTATCTTACAAAATTAGTTCAAAATTCAAACAAGGCTGAAATTATTGAAAAACTTGAATTAAATAATGAGCCTAAAAACAAGGTTATTTTAGCACTTGCAATTCTAAAGACAAAATCTTTTGAATTTGCAATTCAAAAAGCTGTTGAAATTGGCGTAAGCGAAATTTGACCATTTTTTAGTAAAAATGTCAGCCAAAAATTAGAAGGAGACTTAAGAAAAAAACTAAAAAGATGAGAGCAAATTTGCCTCCACAGCGCGCAACAGAGTTTTCGAAATTTGATTCCAAAAATAAATTTACCTGTAAATTACAGTGATATTTTGAAAAACTCTAGTAATTTTAGCCAAAAATTAATCGCCTTTGAAGGTCAAAAAAACCAGACAAAAATAGACCAATCAGAAAGCGATACAATTATAATAATTGGTCCTGAAGGCAGCTTTGATGAGTCAGAGATAGAGCTAGCCCAAAAATTTGATTTTCAAGTTGTATCTTTAGGTAAAAGAATTTTGCGCTCTGAAACAGCCGCAATTTTTTTATTAAGTAAATGCATAAATGATTAA